The Micromonospora sp. NBC_00421 DNA window TTCTTCAGCCGTAACCGGACCACCACCGCCTGACGGACCGCGTCGCCCGACCGGGCGCGGCCCCACCCTTCGCACCATCGCATCGCTCGACGGCCACCGACGGTGGCCGGGATCAGTACGCCCTTTTCACCCCCACCATCCGTCATTTCAGGAGGTCGTCATGACCCACCCCCGTGACCTGTCCCGTCGCCGGTTGCTCTTCGGCGGCGCGGCGGTCGGCGCCGGCGTGCTCCTCGCCGGCTGCACCAGCAACGAGGCCACACCGACCGCGGCCCAGACCAAGGCGGCCGACAACGCCGAGGGCGGCAACAGCGCCCCCGGCAAGAAGGTCACCATCGGCTTCTCCGCCCCGGCCGCCGACCACGGCTGGATCGCCGCCATCACCAACAACGCCAAGGCGCAGGCCGGGGCGTACTCGGACGTGGACTTCAAGACCGTCGAGGCGGGCGCGGACGCGGCTGCCCAGCGGGCCGCGCTGTCCACCCTGGTCGCCCAGAAGCCGGACGTCATCGTGGTGCTGCCGCACGACGGCAAGGAGCTCAACGCCTTCGGCCTGGAGGCGATGAAGGCCGGCATCCCGGTGGTCAACCTGGACCGGGCCTTCCCGGACGCGCTGGCCTACCGGCTGCAGATCATGGGCGACAACTACGGCATGGGCGTGGCCGCCGCGAACTACATCGTGGCGCAGCTCAAGGCCAAGGGCGTCAGCGCCCCGGTCATCGGCGAGATCCCCGGCATCGACTCGCTGGAGCTGACCCAGCAGCGCTCGAAGGGCTTCGCCGAGA harbors:
- a CDS encoding substrate-binding domain-containing protein, translating into MTHPRDLSRRRLLFGGAAVGAGVLLAGCTSNEATPTAAQTKAADNAEGGNSAPGKKVTIGFSAPAADHGWIAAITNNAKAQAGAYSDVDFKTVEAGADAAAQRAALSTLVAQKPDVIVVLPHDGKELNAFGLEAMKAGIPVVNLDRAFPDALAYRLQIMGDNYGMGVAAANYIVAQLKAKGVSAPVIGEIPGIDSLELTQQRSKGFAETLAVAGFKVANRRPAEFTADSGQQAATGLFQALPKIDAIWNHDDDQGIGVLAAVNQANRKEFFMVGGAGSKKAMEDIQADNTVLKATVTYSPSMASSAISLARLIAQGKGMSDLVELQVPKEIVLASETITKENASNYLKLGF